From a region of the Castanea sativa cultivar Marrone di Chiusa Pesio chromosome 10, ASM4071231v1 genome:
- the LOC142612746 gene encoding psbP domain-containing protein 5, chloroplastic isoform X2, whose translation MLLLSPSPSLSTPTHPFLVKHNLCSRDLTRTMLKHKKCRIHDKFQPCAFATSEPTSQIGFCRRDLVLFGLSSSFSLIFPTLGSLAEEELKMAPLVDEINSYSYLYPVELPSKKFLFKWVESRKPERYSSAAPLSPDARLRIVQERVDIIDNLIISVSRVTSSQRMAESSVLDAHSSEIDGEPYWFYEYLVRKSPTKTAQESNLYRHYVASTAERDGYLYSLNASTLNKQWDKMGPFLEKTVASFRLIPPTEYYVPPYKDPWRFW comes from the exons ATGCTTCTTCTCTCTCCATCTCCTTCTCTCTCCACACCCACCCACCCTTTCCTTGTTAAACACAACCTCTGCTccag AGACCTGACCAGAACTATGCTAAAGCACAAGAAATGTAGAATACATGACAAATTCCAACCATGTGCATTTGCTACTTCAGAACCCACTTCCCAAATTGGGTTTTGCAGAAGGGATTTGGTGCTCTTCGGCCTATCTTCCTCATTCTCTTTAATCTTTCCAACTTTAG GTTCTCTTGCTGAGGAAGAGTTGAAAATGGCTCCACTAGTTGATGAAATAAATTCCTATTCTTATTTGTACCCAGTGGAGTTGCCATCCAAGAAGTTCCTCTTCAAATG GGTGGAATCTAGGAAGCCAGAACGCTACTCATCAGCTGCACCACTGTCCC CCGATGCACGCCTACGCATTGTACAGGAGCGTGTTGACATTATTGATAACCTCATCATATCTGTCTCG AGAGTCACCTCAAGTCAGCGCATGGCTGAGAGTTCAGTTCTTGATGCACATTCTAGTGAA ATTGATGGGGAGCCATACTGGTTTTATGAATACCTTGTTCGCAAATCACCTACAAAAACT GCTCAAGAATCAAACCTTTATCGACACTATGTTGCTTCAACAGCTGAACGAGATG GTTACCTGTACTCTCTAAACGCTTCAACCCTTAACAAGCAGTGGGACAAG ATGGGGCCTTTCTTGGAGAAAACTGTAGCTTCTTTTCGCCTCATTCCTCCCACAGAATACTATGTCCCTCCATATAAGGATCCATGGAGATTTTGGTGA
- the LOC142612349 gene encoding uncharacterized protein LOC142612349: MTFKVGLPPEHDLRKSLTKKPARRERRLMDCIDEYKRVEEDQQVMSVARALAEDSSSESKRAKGSIQPTLGFSEEDKIETIQPHDDALVVTLRIRGYDVKRVMVDQSSGVDIMYPDLYKELNLKLEDLTVYDSSLIRFKGKVVIPKRQIRLLVQSCLEVVEVDFIVVNAYSPYTTIMARPWLHALGAVSSTLHVKVKFPFGDQIEELVGSQSVARQCMETTILHQLGVGVQLPPQEKEELVMFLKKNVDVFAWNAYETLGVDPSFIFDHLNVNPAVEKTAFVTPIGNYHYKVMPFGLKNAKATYQRMMTRMFEPQMEKTIDVYMDDMVVKSKAVSMHVEDLNDTFQTLRKYKLCLNASKCSFGVGSSKFLGYMVTHRGIEVNPVQVRAINSLQPPRNPKEVQKLTGIIDALNWFISRPADR, from the exons ATGACTTTCAAGGTTGGCCTACCTCccgagcatgacttgaggaagtctttgaccaaaaagcctgcaAGACGTGAACGCCGGCTCATGGACTGCATTGACGAATATAaacgggttgaggaagatcagca GGTGATGTCCGTCGCACGAGCCCTTGCCGAAGATTCTAGTTCTGAGTCGAAGAGGGCTAAGGGGAGTATTCAACCAACATTGGGTTTCTCAGAAGAGGACAAGATTGAGACTATccagccacatgatgatgctttggtggttacgTTGAGAATAAGGGGCTACGACGTGAAaagggtgatggtcgatcagaGTAGTGGTgtagatattatgtaccctgacttgtaCAAGGAGCTAAACTTAAAGCTTGAGGATCTGACGGTTTATGATTCATCGTTAATAAGATTTAAGGGGAAGGTTGTCATACCAAAGAGGCAAATTAGATTACTTGTGCAATCATGCTTAGAGGTAGTAGAAGTGGACTTCATTGTGGTGAATGCATATTCTCCTTACACTACTATTATGGCAAGGCCTTGGCTTCATGCCCTAGGTGCTGTCTCTTCAACTCTACATGTTAAAGTGAAGTTTCCCTTTGGGGATCAGATCGAGGAATTGGTTGGGAGTCAATCCGTGGCCAGACAGTGCATGGAGACGACAATTCTGCATCAGCTGGGT gtgggagttcaattgccacctCAGGAGAAAGAGGAGCTGGTTATGTTCTTGAAGAAGAACGTTGATGTAttcgcatggaatgcttatgagaCCCTCGGAgtggatccgagcttcatttttGATCATCTAAATGTCAATCCTGCTGTG gagaaaacagCCTTTGTCACTCCTatagggaattatcactataaggtaatgccttttggtttgaagaatgcaaaAGCTACctatcagaggatgatgaccaggatgtttgaaccACAGATGGAAAAGACTATTGATGTGTAtatggatgacatggtggtgaaaagtaaagcGGTTTCCATGCATGTGGAAGACCTAAATGACACTTTTCAGACGCTAAGAAAGTATAAGTTGTGCCTTAATGcttctaaatgttcttttggtgtgggatcaaGTAAATTTTTGGGTTACATGGTAACTCATCGAGGAATCGAAGTTAATCCTGTGCAGGTCAGGGCAATTAAtagcttacagccacctcggaatcctaaagaggttcaGAAGTTGACAGGGATAATTGATGCTCTCAATTGGTTTATTTCTCGGCCCGCAGATAGATGA
- the LOC142612746 gene encoding psbP domain-containing protein 5, chloroplastic isoform X1 produces the protein MLLLSPSPSLSTPTHPFLVKHNLCSRDLTRTMLKHKKCRIHDKFQPCAFATSEPTSQIGFCRRDLVLFGLSSSFSLIFPTLGSLAEEELKMAPLVDEINSYSYLYPVELPSKKFLFKWVESRKPERYSSAAPLSPDARLRIVQERVDIIDNLIISVSIGPPNSQFLKTKDKKTWTAKDVADSVLSDKSALRVTSSQRMAESSVLDAHSSEIDGEPYWFYEYLVRKSPTKTAQESNLYRHYVASTAERDGYLYSLNASTLNKQWDKMGPFLEKTVASFRLIPPTEYYVPPYKDPWRFW, from the exons ATGCTTCTTCTCTCTCCATCTCCTTCTCTCTCCACACCCACCCACCCTTTCCTTGTTAAACACAACCTCTGCTccag AGACCTGACCAGAACTATGCTAAAGCACAAGAAATGTAGAATACATGACAAATTCCAACCATGTGCATTTGCTACTTCAGAACCCACTTCCCAAATTGGGTTTTGCAGAAGGGATTTGGTGCTCTTCGGCCTATCTTCCTCATTCTCTTTAATCTTTCCAACTTTAG GTTCTCTTGCTGAGGAAGAGTTGAAAATGGCTCCACTAGTTGATGAAATAAATTCCTATTCTTATTTGTACCCAGTGGAGTTGCCATCCAAGAAGTTCCTCTTCAAATG GGTGGAATCTAGGAAGCCAGAACGCTACTCATCAGCTGCACCACTGTCCC CCGATGCACGCCTACGCATTGTACAGGAGCGTGTTGACATTATTGATAACCTCATCATATCTGTCTCG ATAGGTCCCCCGAATTCACAGTTTCTAAAGACAAAGGACAAGAAGACATGGACTGCGAAAGATGTTGCTGATTCTGTTTTGTCTGACAAGTCTGCCTTG AGAGTCACCTCAAGTCAGCGCATGGCTGAGAGTTCAGTTCTTGATGCACATTCTAGTGAA ATTGATGGGGAGCCATACTGGTTTTATGAATACCTTGTTCGCAAATCACCTACAAAAACT GCTCAAGAATCAAACCTTTATCGACACTATGTTGCTTCAACAGCTGAACGAGATG GTTACCTGTACTCTCTAAACGCTTCAACCCTTAACAAGCAGTGGGACAAG ATGGGGCCTTTCTTGGAGAAAACTGTAGCTTCTTTTCGCCTCATTCCTCCCACAGAATACTATGTCCCTCCATATAAGGATCCATGGAGATTTTGGTGA